The Streptomyces sp. NBC_01689 genome includes a window with the following:
- a CDS encoding SSI family serine proteinase inhibitor has protein sequence MTRTTEALRGVLSAAAVLLTTAATPVGATASEPTWVGVTVSEQPPVTSGRGASGDWLYLTVTRGEASPVTFSPVRVPAGNPVGAPPGAPSRASRVSLRPMPRPAPFREGTTPGTGIRRPGPRHLDTPGTLLLCAPPRGPHRHAERACAELAAAGGDIGRIPATPGALCPMIYAPVTAAARGEWNGRPVTYARTFANSCVLGADTGAVFALGE, from the coding sequence ATGACGAGAACCACCGAAGCGCTGCGCGGCGTCCTGTCGGCCGCGGCGGTCCTGCTCACGACCGCCGCGACGCCGGTCGGGGCCACGGCTTCCGAACCGACGTGGGTCGGGGTCACTGTTTCCGAACAGCCGCCGGTGACCTCGGGGCGGGGCGCCTCCGGCGACTGGCTGTACCTCACGGTCACCCGGGGCGAGGCCTCTCCCGTGACGTTCTCACCCGTCCGGGTGCCCGCCGGGAATCCCGTCGGCGCACCTCCCGGGGCGCCGTCACGCGCCTCCCGGGTGTCCCTCCGCCCGATGCCCCGGCCGGCACCCTTCCGCGAGGGGACCACGCCCGGCACCGGCATCCGCCGCCCCGGCCCCCGTCACCTCGACACCCCCGGCACGCTCCTGCTCTGCGCCCCGCCCCGGGGCCCGCACCGCCACGCGGAACGGGCCTGTGCCGAACTCGCGGCGGCCGGGGGCGACATCGGGCGGATCCCGGCCACCCCGGGCGCCCTGTGCCCCATGATCTACGCGCCGGTCACCGCCGCCGCGCGCGGCGAGTGGAACGGCCGCCCGGTCACCTACGCGCGCACCTTCGCGAACTCGTGTGTGCTGGGCGCGGACACGGGCGCGGTGTTCGCCCTGGGGGAGTAG
- a CDS encoding DUF1707 and FHA domain-containing protein, with product MTSSFEFHTYPARLSDAERDRALKALRDGVALGRLSHDTFVRRMELALSARRSDELAALTADLTTEGRWSKLVFGTVEAVSGFTVRLRRAWQAERLPKLLLPHPGNGYPLRIGRDPASGLRLNHETVSRIHAELSRQGGLWVLRDLGSTNGTTVNGRRVIGAAVVQDGDQIGFGRMLFRLSST from the coding sequence GTGACGTCGTCCTTCGAGTTCCACACGTACCCCGCGCGGTTGTCCGACGCGGAGCGCGACCGGGCGCTGAAGGCGCTCCGTGACGGCGTCGCGCTCGGACGTCTCTCGCACGACACGTTCGTCCGCCGCATGGAGCTGGCGCTCTCCGCCCGCCGGTCCGACGAACTCGCCGCGCTCACCGCCGACCTGACCACCGAGGGCCGCTGGTCGAAGCTGGTCTTCGGCACCGTCGAGGCGGTCTCCGGATTCACCGTACGTCTGCGCAGGGCCTGGCAGGCCGAGCGGCTCCCGAAGCTGCTGCTGCCCCACCCGGGCAACGGCTACCCGTTGCGGATCGGCCGTGATCCCGCCAGCGGGCTGCGGCTCAACCACGAGACGGTGTCGCGGATCCACGCCGAGCTGAGCCGCCAGGGCGGCCTGTGGGTGCTGCGCGACCTGGGGTCGACCAACGGGACGACGGTCAACGGGCGGCGGGTGATCGGCGCCGCCGTCGTCCAGGACGGCGACCAGATCGGATTCGGACGGATGCTCTTCCGGCTGTCCTCGACCTGA
- a CDS encoding M14 family zinc carboxypeptidase translates to MWRCALPPLLRYPTVDELGARAAALVARRPKDARLRRVGTSRAGTPLWLLSVGHGHRQALVVAGPHANEPVGGATVLRLAERVLADPRLREGADATWNLLLCLDPDGSRRNDAWLPGPYTLGRYFRNFFRPGFVEQPEWLPEGADRVTLPETRALLDLQDELRPFFQCSLHGVDVGGAFVELTRELPGLAQRVAHTAARLGIPRELGPYDTLYWPNLGPAVYRIPPPHRGDLAAAITEAAVESTWFHPHRHGTVTAVVEAPMWGVAAVEDAGRPADADAVLRSVSHTLRHDTRVLEDILARVRPGLGTAPDAARLLAPVDDYLLVGPGLADSWDPDLRDSGSRPLPSLGTARLMSLRLSGRRVALRTAGLLHQLVTASGCDPRGALPELDRLIDAWCADYREGCGARWVPVARQVEYQARVVIAAFELAGRYAPVGSPSGETGWSSPAVLPMHRE, encoded by the coding sequence GTGTGGAGGTGCGCCCTGCCGCCACTCCTCCGCTACCCGACCGTGGACGAGCTGGGTGCCCGTGCCGCCGCGCTCGTGGCCCGCCGCCCGAAGGACGCCCGGCTGCGCCGCGTGGGCACCTCCCGGGCGGGCACCCCCCTCTGGCTCCTGTCCGTCGGACACGGCCACCGCCAGGCCCTCGTCGTCGCCGGACCGCACGCCAACGAGCCGGTGGGCGGCGCCACGGTCCTGCGCCTCGCCGAACGGGTGCTCGCCGACCCCCGGCTTCGCGAGGGCGCGGACGCCACCTGGAACCTGCTGCTCTGCCTCGACCCCGACGGCTCCCGCCGCAACGACGCCTGGCTGCCCGGCCCCTACACCCTCGGCCGCTACTTCCGGAACTTCTTCCGCCCCGGCTTCGTCGAACAGCCCGAGTGGCTGCCCGAGGGCGCGGACCGCGTGACCCTGCCCGAGACCCGCGCCCTGCTCGACCTCCAGGACGAACTGCGGCCCTTCTTCCAGTGCTCCCTGCACGGCGTCGACGTCGGCGGCGCCTTCGTCGAGCTGACCCGCGAACTGCCCGGCCTCGCCCAGCGGGTCGCCCACACCGCCGCACGGCTCGGCATCCCGCGCGAGCTCGGACCCTACGACACCCTCTACTGGCCGAACCTGGGGCCCGCCGTCTACCGCATCCCGCCGCCGCACCGCGGCGACCTCGCCGCCGCGATCACCGAGGCCGCGGTGGAGTCCACCTGGTTCCATCCGCACCGCCACGGCACCGTCACGGCGGTCGTCGAGGCACCCATGTGGGGCGTGGCGGCCGTGGAGGACGCCGGCCGGCCCGCCGACGCCGACGCGGTGCTGCGCTCCGTCAGCCACACGCTGCGCCACGACACACGCGTCCTGGAGGACATCCTCGCGCGGGTCCGCCCCGGCCTCGGCACCGCTCCGGACGCGGCCCGCCTCCTCGCGCCGGTCGACGACTATTTACTGGTCGGACCCGGCCTCGCGGACTCCTGGGACCCCGATCTGCGGGACTCCGGATCGCGGCCCCTGCCCTCGCTCGGCACCGCCCGGCTCATGTCCCTGCGCCTGTCCGGGCGGCGGGTCGCGCTGCGCACGGCCGGACTCCTCCACCAGCTCGTCACCGCGTCCGGGTGCGACCCGCGCGGGGCGCTGCCGGAGCTGGACCGGCTGATCGACGCCTGGTGCGCCGACTACCGCGAAGGCTGCGGCGCGCGCTGGGTCCCGGTCGCACGCCAGGTCGAGTACCAGGCACGTGTGGTCATCGCCGCGTTCGAACTCGCCGGACGGTACGCGCCGGTGGGCTCCCCATCGGGTGAGACGGGCTGGAGTTCACCGGCCGTCCTGCCGATGCACCGGGAATGA
- a CDS encoding M14 family zinc carboxypeptidase, whose translation MSLLQELRYPSVTEIVASARALAAHRPGLSRLRQIGVSRAGRPLHLLSVGHARRAVLVVAGAHANEPAGGSTLLSLAERVLYDKELRAGTSWHFLLCADPDGASLHVTPAPRTLLDYHLGFFRPAGPEQPEWSPSVLPPDRLPPETRALLRVIDELRPYLQVTLHGTDLGGSWVQLTKDIPGLAEPFAKSAAELHIPVETGASDAAGWPASGPGVHVMPAPGSDAAYPSMPDDARHSTWYHAHRYGGLTAVVEVPMWASDLVADPAPHPAPASAMRGLARRLRLDAHQVEAVLTEVVPRLPGPDGPLLRAAKWALELIPGLADDWTRTPPADTTRAYVGSVDAFGRRLPLRAAAMLLRVLQEADDRAAPRLERLVASWSDAFAERFGARWVPLQHQVEHQSRTVVAAALHARDGAV comes from the coding sequence GTGAGTCTCCTGCAGGAGCTGCGTTACCCCAGTGTGACCGAAATCGTCGCGTCCGCACGGGCGTTGGCGGCTCATCGGCCCGGCCTCAGCAGGCTCCGGCAGATCGGGGTCTCCCGCGCGGGCAGGCCGCTCCACCTGCTGTCCGTCGGTCACGCGCGGCGCGCGGTCCTCGTCGTCGCCGGGGCCCACGCCAATGAGCCGGCCGGCGGTTCGACCCTGCTGTCCCTGGCCGAACGCGTGCTGTACGACAAGGAGTTACGGGCCGGTACCTCGTGGCACTTCCTGCTCTGCGCGGACCCGGACGGGGCCAGCCTGCATGTGACACCGGCACCGCGCACGCTGCTCGACTACCACCTCGGCTTCTTCCGTCCGGCCGGACCCGAGCAGCCGGAGTGGTCGCCGTCCGTGCTGCCGCCCGACCGGCTCCCACCGGAGACGCGCGCCCTCCTCCGGGTCATCGACGAGCTGCGGCCCTACCTCCAGGTGACCCTGCACGGCACCGATCTCGGCGGCAGCTGGGTGCAGTTGACCAAGGACATCCCGGGGCTCGCCGAACCGTTCGCCAAATCCGCGGCCGAGCTGCACATCCCGGTCGAGACCGGCGCGTCGGACGCCGCGGGATGGCCGGCCTCCGGGCCCGGTGTGCATGTGATGCCGGCCCCCGGCTCGGACGCGGCCTACCCGAGCATGCCCGACGACGCACGGCACAGCACCTGGTACCACGCGCACCGGTACGGAGGGCTGACCGCGGTCGTCGAGGTCCCGATGTGGGCCAGCGACCTGGTCGCCGATCCCGCGCCGCACCCGGCGCCGGCCTCCGCGATGCGCGGTCTGGCCCGCCGGCTGCGGCTGGACGCGCACCAGGTGGAGGCGGTGCTGACGGAGGTCGTACCGCGGCTGCCCGGCCCCGACGGGCCGCTGCTGAGGGCCGCCAAGTGGGCGCTGGAGCTGATACCGGGACTGGCCGACGACTGGACGAGGACACCGCCGGCGGACACCACCAGGGCGTACGTCGGCAGCGTGGACGCGTTCGGGCGCCGGCTGCCGCTGCGGGCGGCGGCGATGCTGCTGCGCGTCCTCCAGGAGGCCGACGACCGGGCGGCGCCGCGCCTCGAACGCCTCGTCGCCTCCTGGAGCGACGCCTTCGCCGAACGCTTCGGCGCCCGCTGGGTGCCGCTGCAGCACCAGGTCGAGCACCAGTCCCGCACCGTGGTCGCGGCGGCCCTGCACGCGCGCGACGGCGCGGTCTGA
- the treY gene encoding malto-oligosyltrehalose synthase — MTPERPEREIPDSMGPAAPTATYRLQLQPEFPFAAAEAAVPYLASLGVSHLHLSPVLEAVPGSAHGYDVVDHTRVREELGGERGLRSLARTAREHGLGLVVDIVPNHMAMAPRHNRPLWEVLREGPESPYARWFDIDWDAQGGRVLLPVLGGRLGTELDRFKVDGDVLRYYDHEFPLREGTRDLPLPRLLDAQWYRPVWWRLARTELNYRRFFSISELVGVRVEDPEVFAATHGKILELLADGVFEGLRVDHPDGLADPDAYLRRLHEASGGRWTVVEKILADGEPLPAAWPVAGTTGYDALRHVDGLFTDPAGAAELLGVYRRFASPPADLGGSWEATVRRAAYQVLTHELATESGRLTRVAARLCARSDEPGLRDHAPWALGTALRELLVRVGVYRPYPSTDASTVVTAEAAAEARAVFTVPEEAHAVDVVRDLVLGRYGDGPEHAEFRARFAQTSSALRAKSVEDTAFYRYVPLLSANEVGGAPGAPAVSPDDFHAYCARLQRDWPGTGTALSTHDTKRSADVRAALSVLTQCPDRWDGLLAEVTPRDAADVPDPQTAWAAWQTVFGLGPADPDRVRGALLKHVREAGLHTAWTEQDPAYEAAVAAFVTAGPCGEPGRHVAALRAELAPHVRANVLGAALVHLTMPGLPDVYQGTEDEYLALVDPDNREPFAPPRPSPPRSSAPGTAASAETAGIPEKAALTTAALRLRARRPDVFGSTATYAPLAAEGPRAAHCVAFVRSGEVLSAVTRLSSRLTDGGGWRDTCLALPAGRWTDLLVPGRRFTGRVRVADLFERSPVALLERTGDDTPADRATHG, encoded by the coding sequence ATGACACCTGAGCGTCCCGAACGGGAGATCCCGGACTCCATGGGTCCCGCCGCTCCGACCGCCACGTACCGGCTCCAGCTGCAACCCGAGTTCCCCTTCGCGGCCGCCGAGGCCGCCGTGCCGTACCTGGCCTCGCTCGGGGTCTCCCATCTGCACCTGTCCCCGGTCCTCGAGGCCGTCCCGGGCTCGGCGCACGGCTACGACGTCGTCGACCACACACGGGTGCGGGAGGAACTGGGAGGCGAGCGCGGGCTGCGCTCCCTGGCCCGCACCGCACGCGAGCACGGGCTCGGGCTCGTCGTGGACATCGTGCCGAACCACATGGCCATGGCCCCGCGCCACAACCGCCCGCTGTGGGAGGTACTGCGCGAGGGGCCCGAATCGCCGTACGCGCGCTGGTTCGACATCGACTGGGACGCGCAGGGCGGCCGGGTGCTGCTGCCGGTGCTCGGGGGCCGCCTCGGCACCGAGCTCGACCGCTTCAAGGTGGACGGCGACGTCCTGCGCTACTACGACCACGAGTTCCCCTTGCGCGAGGGCACCCGGGACCTGCCGCTGCCCCGGCTCCTCGACGCGCAGTGGTACCGCCCGGTCTGGTGGCGGCTGGCCCGCACCGAGCTGAACTACCGGCGTTTCTTCAGCATTTCGGAACTCGTCGGGGTGCGGGTCGAGGACCCGGAGGTGTTCGCCGCGACCCACGGCAAGATCCTGGAACTGCTGGCCGACGGCGTGTTCGAGGGGCTGCGCGTCGACCATCCGGACGGGCTCGCGGACCCGGACGCGTATCTGCGCCGTCTGCACGAGGCGAGTGGCGGACGCTGGACGGTCGTCGAGAAGATCCTCGCGGACGGCGAACCGCTGCCCGCCGCCTGGCCGGTCGCGGGCACCACCGGCTACGACGCGCTGCGGCACGTCGACGGCCTCTTCACGGACCCGGCCGGAGCGGCCGAACTTCTGGGCGTGTACCGGCGGTTCGCGTCTCCGCCGGCCGACCTGGGTGGGTCCTGGGAGGCGACGGTGCGCCGGGCGGCGTACCAGGTGCTCACCCACGAGCTGGCCACCGAGTCCGGCCGTCTCACCCGGGTGGCCGCCCGCCTGTGCGCCCGCTCGGACGAACCGGGACTGCGCGACCACGCGCCCTGGGCCCTGGGCACCGCGCTGCGTGAACTGCTCGTACGGGTCGGGGTGTACCGGCCGTATCCCTCCACGGACGCCTCCACCGTGGTCACCGCGGAGGCCGCCGCCGAGGCCCGGGCCGTCTTCACCGTGCCTGAGGAGGCGCACGCCGTGGACGTCGTACGGGATCTCGTGCTCGGACGGTACGGGGACGGGCCCGAACACGCCGAGTTCCGGGCCCGGTTCGCCCAGACCTCGTCCGCGCTGCGCGCGAAGTCCGTGGAGGACACGGCGTTCTACCGCTACGTACCCCTGCTGTCGGCCAACGAGGTGGGCGGTGCCCCGGGAGCCCCGGCCGTCTCCCCCGACGACTTCCACGCCTACTGCGCCCGCCTCCAGCGGGACTGGCCCGGCACCGGGACGGCGCTGTCCACCCACGACACGAAACGCAGCGCCGACGTACGCGCGGCGCTGTCCGTGCTCACCCAGTGTCCGGACCGGTGGGACGGCCTGCTGGCCGAGGTGACACCGCGGGACGCGGCGGACGTGCCCGACCCGCAGACGGCGTGGGCCGCCTGGCAGACGGTGTTCGGGCTGGGCCCCGCCGACCCGGACCGGGTCCGGGGCGCGCTCCTCAAGCACGTCCGGGAGGCCGGCCTGCACACCGCCTGGACCGAGCAGGACCCCGCGTACGAGGCAGCGGTCGCGGCGTTCGTCACCGCGGGCCCCTGCGGGGAGCCCGGCCGGCACGTCGCCGCCCTCCGGGCGGAACTCGCGCCGCACGTGCGCGCGAACGTCCTGGGGGCGGCCCTCGTACACCTGACCATGCCGGGGTTGCCGGACGTGTACCAGGGCACCGAGGACGAGTACCTGGCGCTGGTGGACCCGGACAACCGGGAGCCGTTCGCGCCCCCGCGGCCGTCGCCACCCCGATCCTCCGCCCCGGGCACGGCGGCGAGCGCGGAGACGGCGGGGATCCCGGAGAAGGCCGCGCTCACCACCGCCGCGCTCCGGCTGCGCGCGCGGCGCCCCGACGTCTTCGGGAGTACGGCGACGTACGCTCCGCTGGCCGCCGAGGGGCCGCGGGCCGCGCACTGTGTGGCCTTCGTACGCTCCGGGGAGGTGCTCTCGGCCGTCACCCGGTTGTCGTCGCGGCTGACCGACGGGGGCGGCTGGCGCGACACATGTCTCGCGCTGCCCGCGGGGCGGTGGACGGATCTGCTCGTCCCCGGACGGCGGTTCACGGGGCGGGTGCGCGTGGCGGACCTCTTCGAACGGTCACCGGTCGCACTGCTGGAACGCACCGGTGACGACACACCCGCGGACCGGGCGACGCACGGCTGA
- the glgX gene encoding glycogen debranching protein GlgX, which produces MQVWPGEAYPLGATYDGAGTNFAVFSEAADRIELCLLHDDGSETAVELRESDAFVRHAYLPGIMPGQRYGFRVHGPYAPERGQRVNSAKLLLDPYARAISGSIDWGEEVYGYPFGSPDKRNDLDSAPHTMTSVVVNPYFDWGDDRRPRTEYHHTVIYEAHVKGLTMRHPALPEELRGTYAALAHPAIIEHLTELGVTALELMPVHQFVNDHRLVEMGLNNYWGYNTIGFFAPHNTYASWGDRGQQVLEFKSAVRALHEAGIEVILDVVYNHTAEGNHLGPTLSFRGLDNASYYRLADDPRYYMDTTGTGNSLLMRSPHVLQLIMDSLRYWVTEMHVDGFRFDLAATLARQFHEVDRLSSFFDLVQQDPVVSQVKLIAEPWDVGEGGYQVGNFPPLWTEWNGKYRDTVRDLWRGEPRTLAEFASRLTGSSDLYQDDGRRPLASINFVTCHDGFTLNDLVSYNEKRNQANGEDNRDGESHNRSWNCGAEGETDDEGVLALRARQRRNIIATLMLSQGVPMLSHGDEFARTQGGNNNAYCQDSELAWVPWPQEGGELLDFTRAMVWLRRDHPVFRRRRFFHGRPVQGTHDELSDIAWFTPAGAEMTEQDWGATQTHALSVFLNGNAISEPGPRGEHIADDSFLLMFNASPKSLEFTVPVDHGRQWQVVVDTALPEGPVPGTGAKVQAGDRLTLIDRSLTVLQRPAQDF; this is translated from the coding sequence ATGCAGGTCTGGCCTGGTGAGGCATATCCACTCGGTGCCACGTACGACGGCGCCGGTACCAATTTCGCGGTCTTCTCGGAGGCCGCCGACCGGATCGAGCTGTGTCTGCTGCACGACGACGGCTCGGAGACGGCGGTCGAACTGCGCGAGAGCGACGCGTTCGTACGGCACGCGTACCTGCCCGGGATCATGCCCGGCCAGCGGTACGGGTTCCGGGTGCACGGGCCGTACGCGCCCGAGCGCGGACAGCGCGTCAACTCCGCCAAGCTGCTGCTCGATCCATACGCACGTGCGATAAGCGGCTCGATCGACTGGGGCGAGGAGGTGTACGGCTATCCGTTCGGGTCGCCCGACAAGCGCAACGACCTGGACTCGGCGCCGCACACCATGACGTCGGTCGTGGTCAACCCGTACTTCGACTGGGGGGACGACCGTCGCCCCCGTACCGAATACCACCACACCGTGATCTACGAGGCCCATGTGAAGGGCCTCACGATGCGGCATCCGGCACTGCCCGAGGAACTGCGCGGCACCTACGCGGCACTCGCCCATCCCGCGATCATCGAACACCTGACGGAGCTGGGGGTGACGGCTCTGGAGCTGATGCCGGTGCACCAGTTCGTGAACGACCACCGTCTGGTGGAGATGGGCCTCAACAACTACTGGGGCTACAACACCATCGGCTTCTTCGCCCCGCACAACACGTACGCCTCCTGGGGAGACCGAGGCCAGCAGGTCCTGGAGTTCAAGTCGGCGGTCCGCGCGCTGCACGAGGCCGGGATCGAGGTCATCCTGGACGTGGTCTACAACCACACGGCCGAGGGCAACCACCTGGGACCTACCCTCTCCTTCAGGGGTCTCGACAACGCCTCCTACTACCGCCTCGCGGACGACCCCCGCTACTACATGGACACCACGGGGACCGGCAACTCCCTCCTGATGCGGTCCCCGCACGTGCTCCAGCTGATCATGGACTCGCTGCGCTACTGGGTCACCGAGATGCACGTCGACGGCTTCCGCTTCGACCTCGCGGCCACCCTGGCACGGCAGTTCCACGAGGTGGACCGGCTGTCGTCGTTCTTCGACCTGGTCCAGCAGGACCCGGTGGTCTCCCAGGTGAAGCTGATCGCCGAGCCCTGGGACGTCGGCGAGGGCGGCTACCAGGTGGGCAACTTCCCGCCGCTGTGGACGGAGTGGAACGGCAAGTACCGCGACACCGTCCGAGACCTGTGGCGCGGCGAGCCCCGCACGCTCGCCGAGTTCGCCTCCCGACTGACCGGTTCGTCGGACCTCTACCAGGACGACGGCCGCCGGCCGCTCGCCTCCATCAACTTCGTCACCTGCCACGACGGGTTCACCCTCAACGACCTCGTCTCCTACAACGAAAAGCGCAACCAGGCCAACGGAGAGGACAACCGCGACGGCGAGAGCCACAACCGCTCGTGGAACTGCGGTGCCGAGGGCGAGACCGACGACGAGGGCGTCCTCGCCCTGCGGGCCCGCCAGCGGCGCAACATCATCGCGACGCTGATGCTCTCCCAGGGTGTGCCGATGCTCAGCCACGGCGACGAGTTCGCCCGCACCCAGGGCGGCAACAACAACGCATACTGCCAGGACAGCGAGCTCGCCTGGGTGCCGTGGCCGCAGGAGGGCGGCGAACTGCTCGACTTCACCCGGGCGATGGTGTGGCTGCGCCGTGACCACCCGGTGTTCCGGCGCCGCCGCTTCTTCCACGGCCGGCCCGTCCAGGGCACCCACGACGAGCTGTCCGACATCGCGTGGTTCACCCCCGCCGGCGCCGAGATGACCGAACAGGACTGGGGGGCGACGCAGACGCACGCGCTGTCCGTCTTCCTCAACGGCAACGCGATCTCCGAACCGGGCCCGCGCGGGGAGCACATCGCCGACGACTCCTTCCTCCTGATGTTCAACGCCTCCCCGAAGTCGCTGGAGTTCACGGTCCCCGTCGACCACGGTCGGCAGTGGCAGGTGGTGGTCGACACCGCCCTGCCGGAGGGACCGGTACCGGGCACCGGCGCCAAGGTCCAGGCCGGGGACCGGCTGACACTGATCGACCGGAGCCTGACGGTGCTGCAACGGCCCGCCCAGGACTTCTGA